One Baekduia alba genomic window, CCCGTAGGCCACGCCGCCCGTGGCGGGAACGGGGACGGTGGGGGCCGCGGGGGCCGCCGTCGTCGCCGGGTCGCTGCTGGTGGTGCTGTCGTCTGCGCCGCCGGTCGGGGTCTGGGCCAGCGCCGCAGGGGCGGCGACCAGCACAGCAACCATCGACAGCACAAGGGCGAGTGCCCGCAAAACCAAATCCTCTTTCGTCGGCCTGCGGGGTTAGCTGACGGGCTAGCGCGGAAAGAGCCTGCGCTTCCCAGGAAAACTCCTGGAATTCGCCCCAAACAACCTTTGGGTCCCCCGCCCCAGGCTCCTCACCTGGGTTCGGCGTGGTCGGAAACCTACACGACCGGGACGAAAGATGCACATCCACGTCCCGCAATGCAGGTTGCACCCTGAGCTTCGGCGTCGCGAGTACCCATTCGAGCCAATTTGTTCGCCCCCGGACAGATGTTCCCCCGGTCCGGGGAGGCAGCGGAATGACGCGTGACGGCGGACCCACACCGTAGCCTGCCCGGCGATGCCCTCCCGCCGTCGCCTCGTCGCGCTGCTCGCCGTCGCGCTCCTCGGCCTCCTCACGGCCGCCGGCTGCGGCCGCGGCTCCGGCACCGACGACAACAGCGACAAGACGCCCCACACGACGCCGACCACCGGCGCCAAGGGCACCGAGACGACCGCGGCGCAGGACCTCGGCTTCCCGACCTTCGCCACGAAGAACACGACGCGCATCGGCGGCGCCGACCCGATCGCCGACGCGGCCGCCGCCGCCCGTGCCGTGTACACGGCCACCTCGGCGATCACGCGCCCGAAGGCCGTCGTGCTCGCCGACGTGAAGGACTGGCGCGTCGGGCTGGCCGCCTCGGTGCTGATGAGCGCGCCGATCCGCGCCCCGCTGCTCTACGCCGACGGCCCGGACAAGCTGCCCGGCGCGACCCAGGACGCGCTCGCCGCGCTCGCGCCCAAGGGCTCCAAGGACGCGGGTGGCGCCCAGGTCATCCGCGTCGGCGACGTCCCCAAGGTCGAGGGGTCCAAGACCACCGACCTGCGCGGCGCCAGCCCGTTCGCGCTCGCCCGCGCGATCGACGCCTTCCAAGCCGCCGCCCACGGGACGACGAGCGACCGCGTCGTCGTGGTCGGCGCCGACGCCCCGCAGTACGCGATGCCCGCCGCCGCCTGGGCCGCCAAGGGCGGCGACCCGATCCTCTTCGTGCGCAAGGACAGCGTCCCCGAGGACACGCGCGCGGCGATCGCCGCCCACCAGCAGCCCAAGATCTACGTGCTGGGCAACCAGAGCGCGGTCTCCGACAAGACGCTGACCCAGTTGCGCAAGCTCGGCAGCGTCACGCGCATCGCCGGCGCCACGCCGGCCGCCTCCTCGGTGGCGTTCGCGCGCTTCGTCGACGGCGCGTTCGGCTGGGGCGTCGTCGACCCC contains:
- a CDS encoding cell wall-binding repeat-containing protein translates to MPSRRRLVALLAVALLGLLTAAGCGRGSGTDDNSDKTPHTTPTTGAKGTETTAAQDLGFPTFATKNTTRIGGADPIADAAAAARAVYTATSAITRPKAVVLADVKDWRVGLAASVLMSAPIRAPLLYADGPDKLPGATQDALAALAPKGSKDAGGAQVIRVGDVPKVEGSKTTDLRGASPFALARAIDAFQAAAHGTTSDRVVVVGADAPQYAMPAAAWAAKGGDPILFVRKDSVPEDTRAAIAAHQQPKIYVLGNQSAVSDKTLTQLRKLGSVTRIAGATPAASSVAFARFVDGAFGWGVVDPGHGFVFANAQRPADAGAVAPLSASGSYGPMLVVEDPDKLPSAIQGYLLDVQPGYSRDPVRGVYNHGWIVGDESAISVPVQSQIDALLEIVPVNERASTPSSP